The stretch of DNA TTCACGTCATGCAGTATGCGGCCGCGGCCGACCGCGACGTGATCGACATGGTGAGCGGGAACCCGGACTGGGAACCGCCCGAAGCGCTCCGGGACGGCCTGCGGGAGTACGCCGACGCCGATCCCGACGCGTTCCAGTACCCGCCGAGCGACGGTCTGCGCGAGCTCCGCGAGGAGGTCGCCGCCCGCCGCGGCGTCGACGCGGACCGCATCGTGATTACGAACGGGGCGGGCGAGGCGAACTACCTCGCCATGGCGGCGGCGCTCGAACGCGACGCCGGCGACGAGATACTGCTGACCGATCCCGTCTATCCCTACTACCCGGGGAAGGCGCGAATGCTCGGTGCCGACCCGCGTCTCGTCCCCGTCGCCGACGACGGCGACCTCGACGTGGCGGCGATGCGCGAGGCGGCGGGCCCGAACACCGCGGCCATCCTCATCAACTCCCCCAACAACCCCACCGGCGCGGTGTACGACGCCGACACCGTGGCGGCGATGATCGACATCGCAGAGGCCAACGACGCCCTCCTCCTCTCGGACGAAGTGTACGACCACTACGACTTCTCCGGCCGCTTCGAGAGCGCACTGGCCGTCGACTCCGCACACGCCGTCGTCACCAACTCCTTCTCGAAATCGATGGCGATTACGGGGCTTCGCGTCGGCTACGCGGTCTTTCCACCCCATCTCGTCGAGGCCGCGCGAACGCGACACATGCTCGTCAACGTCACCGGCGCCCGCCCGTCCCAAGTCGCCGTTCTCCGCGCGCTCCGCGAGACGGGGGCGGAGTACTACGAGGCCTCCCGTGACCTCCTGCGGAAACGCGTCGACGCCTTCACCGACGCCCTCGACGCGGCGGGAGCCGAGTATCTCCACCCCGACGGTGCCTTCTACGTCTTCGCGCGGTTCGAGGGGTTCCCCGGTACCCTGGAGAACGTCGAACGCCTCGTCGACGAGGCGGGCGTCGCCTGCATGCCCGGCGACACCTTCGGCACCTACGACGAGTGGGTGCGGTTCGCGCTCGTCACGCCGCGGGCCGAGGAAGCGGCGGAACGGCTCGCCGACCACGATTTCTAGCGGACGACGACACCGGTCGGTGGTGAGGTCGTCGTACGCGACGGCCGACTCGGGGGCGGTAGGCTCCCGATCGACTTCGTAGACCGTCGGGGCGGACAGTCCGTGCCGACGGAGGTCGTGGGCGGGACGTCGCCGTCGCGGCGCCCGTTTCACCCGCCGCCAGTAAGTGTCCTCCCCGTATCGACGGGTACAGGTGTCCGGCCCGACTCACGTCGCGTATGAGCGATATCGACGTGGAGCCGGTCGACGAGGTGGACGACTCGGACGCGGACGCGGACGCGGGCGGCGCGCCGGTCGATCACGGCCGCGGGCCTACCGACATCGACATCGAGGCGACGACCGACCTCCCCGAGGGCGTCGACGCGCCGGAGTACGTCCTCTACGGCGGCAAGGGTGGCGTGGGGAAGACGACGATGGCGGCGGCGACGGCGCTCTCTTCCGCCGCGGACGGGACGGCGACGCTCGTGGTCTCCACCGACCCCGCCCACTCACTCTCCGACACCCTCGACACCGACATTCCGCCACGGCCGACGCGCATTCGCGAGGATACCCCGCTGTGGGCGGCCGAAATCGACCCCGAGGCGGCGATGGAAGAGGGGATGTTCGGGCAGGGTGGGATCGGCGTCGACGACGACGGCGAGGCGTCGGGAACGGCCCCTGGCGACGGCGCCCCCCTCGGTGGTCTCGGCGAACTGGGCGAGATGCTCGGCGACGACGCCGTCGATCCGCTGATGGGTGGGTCGATGCCCGGCGCCGACGAGGCGGCGGCGATGCGCCAATTGCTGGAGTATCTCGACGACCCCCGGTTCGAGCGCGTGGTGATCGACACGGCGCCGACGGGCCACACCCTCCGACTGCTCGAACTCCCCGAGATGCTCGACTCGATGGTCGGGCGCCTGCTCTCGATGCGCGAGAAGTTCTCCGGGGTGATGGACGGCTTCAAGGGCATGTTCGGCGTCGGCGGCGAGGGACAGGAATCGCCGGACCTCGACGAACTCCGCGACCGGATCGAGCGCCTGCGCGCCGTCCTCCAGGACCCGTCCCGCACCGACTTCCGGGTCGTGATGGTGCCCGAGGAGATGAGCGTCGTCGAGTCCGAACGGCTGGTTGCCCGTCTCGACGAGTTTTCCATTCCGGTCGGCACCGTCGTGGTCAACCGAGTGATGGAGGATCTCGCGGACGTGGCGGACGTGGATCCCGCGTGGGTCGTCTCGCCGAACCTCGGGGACTGCGAGTTCTGCCAGCGCCGGTGGGACGTCCAGCAGCGGGCACTCCGGCGCGCGAGCGACCTGTTCCGCGGCCACGAGGTGAAACGCGTCCCCCTGCTCGCCGACGAGGTACGCGGCGAGCGGGCGCTCCGGGTCGTCGCGGCCTGCCTAGCGTAACCGATCTAGCAGCCCGAACGCCCGGTCGCGGAGCCGGTCGGGGACGAACCGCGCGAGGACCGTCCCCCGCGCGAGCGCGCCGACGGGCACCCGACTGGCGGGTTTGGTCGAACTCGCGGCGTTCAGAATCTCCTCGGCGACGCGCTCCGGCGCGACGGCGCCCGGACCGCCGCCGCCGATTGCCTGCGTGTCTTCGAAGACTTCATAAAAAGAGTCGTAGGCGCCGGAGCGTTCGACGCCCTCGATTTCGTCTTCCGCACGGTCGGTGAACGCGGTGTCGACGGGTCCGGGTTCGATCAGGACGGCGTCGATGCCGTACTCGTCCACCTCGGCGCGGAGGGCGTCGGTCATGGCTTCGAGGGCGAACTTCGAGCCACAGTAGGCGCCGCCGCCGGGGAAGGAGACGCGGCCGGCGGCGCTGGAGACGTTGATGATCGTGCCCTCGCGCCGACGGCGCATGTGCGGGAGGACGGCCCGCGTGAGGCGGTGGGGGCCGTAGACGTTCACGTCGAACTGGTGGTGGACGGCGTCGACCGGGACGTCCTCGACGGGGCCGAACTGTGCGTAGCCGGCGTTGTTGACGAGGCAGTCGATCCGGCCGTGTTCCTCGACGATGCGGTCGACGACCCGCCCGACGTCGTCGTCCTCGGTCACGTCGAGGGTGGCGATGGTACAGCCCCGGTCCCCGAGCGTCTCCACGTCGGCCGGGTTGCGGGCCGTGGCGTACACCTTCCAGCCCTCGTCGAGGAAGGCCTCCGCAGTCGCACGACCGATACCGGACGAACAGCCCGTGATGAGGACGGTCTTCGGTTGCACACCGTCTCCCTCGGCCCGCCGGCAGTTAATTCATGCTCCATCCACCGCGAAGGGGCTCTCCCGTTCGGTCCACTCCCACCCCGGCAACCGGGTCTGGACGCCGGCCGCGAGGGCGGCGTCTAAGTCGTCCGCGCCGGCGACGCCGTCGGTGTGGGTCATCACGTCGGCGACGTGGAAGGTGGCCTGAGCGAGGAGGGAGAACGGCTGGCCGCCCGCGACCGTCGCCGCGAGTTCCCGGCCGAGTACTTCGTCGACGACGAAGCCCGGATAGTCCCCGGTCACGTCGAGGTCACGGAGCAAGGCGACGTAGGCGGCGACGTTGACCGCACGGGTCCCGTCCGCGAAGACGTGCGTAACCTCGTCGCGGTAGGCGTCCGCGGTCACCGATCCGACCTCGACGCCGAAGCAGTCGGCCAGTCGGTCGCGGGTCTCGTTTATCAGTGGGACCACGACGGGCGCCCGGTCACGCACCCACTCGTACTCCGCCTCGACCGCGGCCGGGGTGAGTTCCATACGTGTCGTCCGCCGTCCAGCGTCTTCGGTTTTGCGAAGGCTTTTATAATACTGGCCTGATAGGGTGACTCAAGCGGGTTTTCACTGCCTCTTCCCGCAGTCGAGCACCTCCCGTACAGGATCGTTCACCGATGCACCAACACGGTACGACGGACCGTCGGCGGTCGGCGCCGCGGGCCACGTCTCCCGCGTTCGGGCGTTACGCGCGAACGGCCGTACGGAGGGCTCTCAACCGGCACACATGAGCTCCGTAGACAAGCAACTCGAGGACCTGAAAGCAAAGATCGAAGACGAACTCCCCCCGGGCATCTCCGTTTCGGACGTGAAATACGAGGGACCGGAACTGGTCGTGTACACGCGCGATCCGAAGGAGTTCGCCAGCAACGGCGACCTGATCCGCAAACTGGCGAGCAAACTCCGCAAGCGCATCACGGTCCGTCCCGACCCCGACGTGTTGATGGACGTGACCGCGGCACGCGAGAAGATTCGCGAGGTGATCCCCGACGACGCGGGCGTCACGGACCTGGATTTCCACGTCGACACCGGCGAAGTCGTCATCGAAGCCGAGAAGCCGGGGATGGTGATCGGCCGCCACGGATCGACGCTCCGCGAGATAACGAAAGCCATCGGCTGGACGCCCGAGGTGGTGCGGACGCCCCCCATCGAATCCGCCACCGTCTCGAACGTCCGCAATTTCCTGAAGCAGGAGCGCGAGGAACGCCGCGACATCCTCGAGCGCGTGGGCCGGCAGATCCACCGCGAGGAGATGGCGGACGAACAGTGGGTACGCATCACTACCCTCGGCTGCTGCCGGGAGGTCGGTCGCGCGAGCTTCATCCTCTCGACGGCGGAGACACGCGTCCTCGTCGACTGCGGCGACAAACCCGGCGCGGAAGGCGAGGTGCCGTACCTGCAGGTGCCCGAGGCGGCACCGCTGAACTCCCTCGACGCCGTCGTCCTCACGCACGCCCACCTCGACCACTCGGCGCTCATCCCGCTCCTGTTCAAATACGGCTACGACGGCCCCATCTACTGCACGGAGCCGACGCGCGATCTGATGGGACTGCTCACGCTCGACTACCTCGACGTGGCCGCCAAGGAGGGGCGCACCCCGCCCTACGAGAGCGAGATGGTCCGGGAGGCGATCAAACACACCGTCCCCCTCGAATACGGCGACGTGACCGACATCGCCCCCGACGTAAAGCTCACGTTCCACAACGCGGGCCACATCCTCGGCTCCGCCGTCTCACACTTCCACATCGGGGACGGCCTCTACAACGTCGCCTTCTCGGGTGACATCCACTACGAGGACACGCGACTCTTCAACGGCGCCGTCAACGATTTCCCGCGGGTGGAGACGCTCGTCCTCGAATCGACCTACGGCGGCCGCAACGACTACCAGACCGATCAGGAGGACTCCGAGCGCAACCTGCTGGATATCATCAGCGACACCCACGAGAAAGGTGGCAAGGTCGTCGTCCCGGCGTTCGCCGTCGGGCGCTCACAGGAGATCATGCTCGTCCTCGAGGAGGCGATGCGCTCCGGAAAGATACCCCGCATGCCCGTCCACCTCGACGGCATGATCTGGGAGGCGACGGCCATCCACACGACGTATCCGGAGTATCTTCGTGACGACCTCCGAGACCGGATCTTCCACGAGGACGAGAACCCCTTCCTCGCCGAGGAGTTCAATCACATCGACGCGGGTGAGGACGAACGCCAGGAGGTCACGGACGGGGATCCGGCGATCATCCTCTCCACCTCCGGGATGGTCACCGGCGGGCCGATCATGTCGTGGCTCCGCCACCTCGGCCCCGACCCGGACTCGACGCTCGTCTTCGTCGGCTACCAGGCACAGGGAACCCTCGGCCGCCGCATCCAGAACGGCTGGGACGAGATTCCGATGAACGACCGCGGCAACGGCCGCGGCGGGCGCGGGAACACACTCTCGCTGAAGATGGACGTCGAGACGGTCGACGGCTTCTCCGGTCACGCCGACCGGCAGGGGCTGGAGAACTTCGTCAAGACGATGAATCCGCGCCCCGAGAAGGTACTCTGTGTCCACGGCGACGAGCGCTCCGTCCAGGACCTCTCTTCGGCGCTCTATCACGACTACAACATGCGGACGTTCGCGCCCAAGAACCTCGAGACGTTCCGCTTCAAGTAGTCCGGGCGGTAAACAGGTTACACCGTAATCACGTGGCGAAAAAGCCATATCGGGGCGCTCTAACGCCACCATATGGTACTGAGCGTGATGGGTCCGTTGCCCTCCGCCGGCGGACGTACGTACCCATCGGCGTGGGTCGACCGGCGGTCCGTGGAGGCGGATACGAGTGCGTGAGTCGCCGTCGGAGAAACCGGTTTCCGTCGACTACGACGCCGAGTCGGAGATGCACCTGGCGCGGTTCGACCCCGACGCAATCGCCCCGAGCATGGCCATCGTCGAGGCGATGGCGACCATTCTCGACACGCCGCCGACGGAGCTCGAACCGCTGGTGAAGCGAGTCGACCCCATGGCCCTCGACCGCCTGGTGAGCGGCGTCGACGACGGAAACGACCGGAGCCTCAAGTTTCGCTATCTCGACCGCCGTGTGACCGTCCGTAGTCGCGGCGTCGTCGAGGTGGCGCCCCCGTCCGACGGCGACTGAGCGGGCCGGCGCGTCGCCTCGGACGCCAACGCCGGTGATCGGCGGGGCGGTCCGGCGACCGACCCGTAACCGGTTTCCGTGCTCCGATCAGTCGACGGGTTCCCGCTCCGAGGGGTCGACGACTGCACCCGTCTCGGGGGACACACCGACGCGCTCGCACGAATCGTGTAGGGGACAGGCCTCCGGGCCGTCGAGGCACGCTGGCTTCCGCGCCGTGCAGTACTCCCGCCCGAACTGGATCATCGCCGTGTGCCCGAAGCCGCACTTCTCCGCCGGCACCGCCGCCTCCAGCGCTTCCCGGACCGCCTCGTGGTCGGCGTCGGGCGGGGCGAGACCCATGCGCCGGGCGATGCGGTGGACGTGGGTGTCGACGGGGAAGACGCCGCCGCGCCCGCCGGCGAAGAGGAGAACACAGTCGGCGGTCTTCGGCCCGACGCCACGGATGTCGAGGAGGCGGTCACGGACCGCGGCGGGGTCGCACTCGCGGACGAAGTCGTCGAACGCGTCGGCGCCGCCGAAGTCGGCGACCACCTCCTCGGCCGCGTCGACGATCACCCGCGACTTCTGGTTGTACAGCCCCGCCGAGGCGATGGTGTCGGCGAGCGTCCCACGGTCGGCAGCCGCGAGCGTCGTCGCCAAGTCGCCCTCGCCGTCGTACCGATCCAGCAGGTCGTCGAACGCCGGCTGGCTGGCGGTGTCGCTCGTGTTCTGGCTCAGGATCGTCCGGACGAGACAGGGGAAGGCGTCGCGCCCGCCGTAGGCCGTCCGCCAGTAGCTGTCGCCGAGGGCGTCGACGACGGCTTCGGCGCGGGTGTCGGGCGTACCGGTCGCGAACGCGGCGTCGACGCCGCCGTTGCCGATGTTCTCCGTGGGTTCCTCCACCATGGACGCAGGTGAGGGTGGGAGCGGCAAAAGCGCGGCGTCCGGACCGCCGTCACTCGACGGTCAGTGAGAGGGTGAGCGCGGCGCCGTCGGCCAGCGCCGCCACCAAGTCGCGGTGCAGGTCGGTCGCCGCGGCGTCGGCACCGACGGCGACGGTCCGGTCGTCGACGTACGTACTCGTCCGGACGACGGCACTCCGGTCGCTCTCGAACGTGAGGTCGGGGTGACCGCGGGCGCGAACCTCGGCGCGCGCGTCCGCCGTTTCGAGCGTCAGCGTAACCGTCGCGCCGGGGTCGCGGCAGGCGGCGACGAAGCCGTCGTCGAAGTCGGCCGGCGCCCGGTCGGCCTCGATTCCGACGATGCAGTCGCCCGCCGGCGTCAGCCAGTCGTCGGTCGTCACCTCGAACGTGCTCTCGTGGGTCGCGGCGACGTGTTCGTGGCCGCGCGCCCGGATGACTTCTCGCATGGACGGCACTCCCCGAGCGCGCCGGATAGCGGTGCCGATTCGTCGGTCGGAAGCCAATCGAGCGATCCGTCGCCGTGGGGCGGCGGACCGTCCGAAACCGGGGTAGTCGTATCAGGGCCGGACGACGGTCACCGTCACCGCGCCGCAGGCACACTCGTAGGCCCGCCGCCCGCCCGCCTCGGTGCGGAGCGTCAGCATGAGGGCGTCGTCGTCGAGGGGGCGGTCGCACCCGGCCGCCTCGCACGTGCTAGTGAGGTTCTCGAGCATGGCCCATCATAGTAGCCCGACCGAGATGAACCCGAGCCATCCCCGGGGTGAAACTGAAAGTGACGGCGGCGTCCGCCCGGCCTTTATATACTAGTCGACGAACGTGTGAAAGCTTCACACGGCCGTCAGAGGGGCCATTGATACCGATTCTCAGGGATCGCCCCCACCGAAGTTTTTATGTATTCGTCCACTGTAGTATCGGTTACCAACGCGCCTTCGGCGCTTGGCGGCATCGCACGCAGAATGATCGGGAATTCTTATACACGGCCGGTCGCTGTACGAGGAGCCGTCACTATCGCCGGAGCGATGGTATCGAGGTTTCAACAATGGTAACAACAGCAGAAGTACTCGACGAATTCGACGTCTCGGCGCTCGAAGCGGAGAACAACGTCGACCTCACCGACGACCAGCTCGAAAACGACTCGAAGGGACAGCTCATCAAACTCGCCGGTCAGCTTCGTGACCGACGAAACGAGCTCAACCAGATGGCGTCGGAGCGCGCCTCCAAGCGCGACGACCTGAACGCCAAGACGCGGGAGAAAGTCGACGAGGCACAGGAGCACCGCGAGGAGCGCGACGAACTCAACGAGCAGGTCCAAGAGCACAAGGAGAGCCGGAACGAGCTCAACGCGAAGGCCAACGAGCTCTTCGACGATGTCGAGGAGATGAAACAGGACCTCGAACTCGGCGACGGCAAGGACCTCGAAGAACTCGAAGAGGAGATCGAACAGCTCGAGTTCCGCCAGCAGACCGAGGTCCTCTCGGCCGAGGACGAGCGCGAACTCATCGAGAAAATCGAGAACAAGCGCGAGGAGTACCAGCAGCGCAAGGAGAAACTCGACGACGCGAGCGAGCTCGACGAACTCGTCGAGGAGGCCGAGGAGGTCCGCTCCGAAGCGTCCCAGCACCACCAGAAGGTGACCGAACTCGCCGACGAAGCACAGGAACACCACAACCGAATGATCGAGGCCTACCGCGAGGCCGACGAGATCCGTGACAAGGCCGACGAGATGCACGAACTCTTCGTCGAGGCCCAGGAAGCGGCCGACCGCCACCACGAAGACTTCGTCCGCGTCCAGAAACGCCTGCGCGAACTCGACAAGGAAGAGGAGCAGGAACAGCAGGACGAGCGCCAGGCCGAACGCGAGGCCGCCAAGGAGGAGGCCGAGGAAATCTACCAGAAGTTCAAGGAAGGCGAGACCCTCGACACCGAGGACCTGATGAAGCTCCAGAAGACGGGGCTCCTGTAGACCGGCCGCCGACGTCGACGCACGTGTTTTTATGCCGATCCGTCCCCGAGCGACGCGTATGGTGATCGAGTGTGAGTGACGGGGGCGACCCACGACGGCTCGGTATCGTCGTCGGCGGAGGCTTCCTCGCTGCCGTCTTCGGTATCGTCGTCTTCGTTATCGTCCCCGGATCGCTCGCGGAACTGCTCGGCGTCTTAGTGACTATCGGGGTGGTCGTCCTCGGCGCGCGCGCCGCGGGCGACTTCGCGGACTCGGCCTTCCCGGATTACAACGTCGGGCAGGTGGCCGTCGAGGGACCGATCACCCGCGACGGGTCGACGCCGGGACCCATCCCCGGCGGCGCCCTCGGCGCCACCGCCGACGACGTGGTCGAACAGATCGAACGGGCCGACGAGGACGACGCCGTCGACGCCCTGTTGGTGAAACTCGACACGCCGGGCGGACAGGTCGTCCCGAGCGACGACATCCGCCGCGCGGCGGCCGACTTCGACGGCCCGACCGTCGCCTACGCCACCGACGTGTGCGCCAGCGGCGGCTACTGGATCGCGAGCGGCTGTGACGAACTCTGGGCGCGGCGAGGGAGCGTCGTCGGCAGCATCGGCGTCATCGGCTCCCGCGTGAACGTCTCGGAGTTGGCCGAGGACCTCGGCGTCTCCTACGAGCGCTTCGCCGCCGGCAAGTACAAGGACGCCGGCATGCCGCTGAAGGACCTCTCCGAGGACGAACGCGAGTACCTGCAGGGGATCATCGACGGCTTCTACGACGACTTCGTCGAACGGGTCGCCAAGGGCCGCGACATGGACCCGGAGGCCGTTCGCGACACCGAAGCGCGGATCTACCTCGGCGACGAGGCCCACGAACTCGGCCTGGTGGATTCGATCGGGACCCGCGACGACGTCGAGGACCACGTCGAGGGGCTGCTCGACGCCGAGGTGTCGATCCGCGAGTTCGAACCGGAGCGGGGACTGGCCGCCCGCCTCCGTGGCGGCGCGACGGCCGTCGCCTACGCCGCCGGTGCGGGCGTCGCGAGCGCCGTCGTCGGCGACGAGCGGGACTTTCGGCTGCGGTTCTGAGCGCTGCATCCCCGGCGCGGCGGGGATTATTTATTCCCGTGGATAGTTCTCACGACCGTGACCACGCTGGTGCTGTGTGTCGACCGCGCCGACGACATCGGCCGGACCGTCGGCGTATCGATGCCGGTCGACGGGTGGGACGCGGTGCGGTCACTGGTGACGGAGGTCGGCCTCGCCGATCCGGAGGATTCGACCGTCAACTGCCTGCTCGAAGCGCTTCGGGTCACCCGTGACCTCCGGAGCGCCGACGAGGAGGCCGTCGTCGCCGTCGTCTCCGGTGCCGGCGACACCGCCGTCAACGCCGACCGTTCGGTCGCCGCACAGGTCGACGACCTGCTCGACCGCTACGCCCCCGACTCGGCGATCATCGTCACCGACAGCGCCGACGACGAGCGACTCGTCCCCATCGTCGAAAGTCGCCTGCCCGTCGACTCCGTGGACCGCGTAGTCGTCCGCCAGGCCCGCGACATCGAATCGACGTACTACCTCCTCAAACAGTTCCTCGCCGACGAGGAACTCCGATCGACCGTCCTCGTGCCGCTCGGTATCGGGCTGCTCCTCTTGCCCGTCCTGCTCGTCCGTTTCTCGCTCGGCGTGGCGCTGGCCGGCCTCGCCTCCCTGCTCGGGGCCGCGGTGCTGTATAAGGGTCTCGCCATCGACGATCACCTCGCCCGTCTGCCCGATCAGATCCGTGACGCCCTCTACTCCGGGCAGGTGTCGGTCGTCACCTACGCCGTCGCGGTCGGCCTCGCGCTCGTCGGCCTCTTTCTCGGCGGCCTCGCCATCTCCCCCGTGGCCGACGACGTCGTCCTCGTGCCGGTCATGCAGTTTTTCTACAGCAGCATCCCGTGGCTCGCGCTCGCGGCGCTCACCGCGAGCGCCGGGCGCCTGCTCGACGAACTCATCGACGCGGATCGCATCCCACGGCCGTATCTCAACCTCCCCTTCGGCGTCATCGCCCTCGGCCTCGTCGTCCGCGGGTTCGCGGGCTACTTTCTGGAGCGCGAAGACGTCTTGGCACATCTGCAGGTGGCTAGCGTCACGATTCAGCCGACCGAACGCCTGGCGCTGTTCGTCGTGACCGCGATCGTCGTCTCGCTGGTCGGCGTCCGGATTGCCGCGAAGGTAGCCCACGACTACCCGGGTGAGGAAGAGACCGACGCCGAAGCGGTCGACCGCCCGTAGTTACCAGGGTGCGAAGCCCGGATCGACCTGCCGCTCCCGGCGTTCGATGGCGTCGATTTTCGCCACGTCCGCGTCGTCCAACTTGAGGGTTCGCGACGCCCAGTTGTCGCGGACGTGCGCCTCGCTCGTCGCCTTCGGGATGGCGGTGACGCCCTTCTCGCGGAGCCACGCGAGCGACACCTGCGCCGCGCTGACGCCGTGTTTCTCCGCGACCGCCTGGAGTTCGGGCACGTCGAACACCTCGCCGCGAGCCAGGGGCGAGTACGCCACCACCGCCACGTCGTGGTCGGCACAGTGGGCGCGAAGCTCCGCCTGCGGGAGGAGCGGGTGACATTCGATCTGGTTGGCGAAGATCGGTGCGTCGGCCGTCTCGACTGCCGCCGTCACCTGCGCCGGCTCGAAGTTACTGATGCCGAGTCGCTCGATCAGCCCCTCGTCGTACAGGTCGTCGAAGGCGGCGAAGGTGTCTTCGGCGTCGTATTCGCCCGCCGGCCAGTGGATGTAGAGCAGGTCGACGTAGTCGACGCCGAGTTTGGCGAGACTCTCCTCCGTCGACGCCAGCACGTCGTCGTGAGCGAGCTGGTCGATCCACACCTTCGTCGCGAGGAAGACGTCTTCGCGGGGGACGTCCGCCCGTGAGAGGCCCTCGCCGACCGACTCCTCGTTGCCGTACGCTTGGGCGGTGTCGACGTGGCGGTAGCCCATCTCGAGGGCCGTCGCCACCGCGTTCGCACACTCCTCGGGATCGGTGTTCTGCCACGTGCCGAGGCCGAGGCTGGGCATGCCGTCGATGAGTTGGTGAGACATGATTTAGTGGAGGTTCGAGACGCCAAAAGGCGTTGTGGAACCGGCTGATGCGGCGCTACGACGACCGCTCGCGTAGGCGCTCCTTCGCGAACTTCGCGAGGAGGCCCACGTCGCCGAGGTGGAACAGCTTCAGCATCGCCCCGACGTCGCCGGCGTTGACCTTCGCCAGCGTGTCGCCGGCGGCGGCACGCAGGTCGTCCATCAGCCTGTCGTAGCGCTCGTTGGGCGTGAGATAGAGGAGTTCGGTCATCAGCAGTCGCTCGCGCATCCGGGGGGCGACCTCGCTGTGCCAGAGTTTGCTGTAGACCGACATCGCCTCGGCGGAGGTGTCGGGGTCCGCCTCCGTGAAACAGCGATCGGCCGTGATGGCGGCCATCCGCCCGGACTTCATCCCCTTGTGGATACCTTCGCCCCACAGGG from Haloplanus salinus encodes:
- a CDS encoding pyridoxal phosphate-dependent aminotransferase — encoded protein: MDYDTPLFFHVMQYAAAADRDVIDMVSGNPDWEPPEALRDGLREYADADPDAFQYPPSDGLRELREEVAARRGVDADRIVITNGAGEANYLAMAAALERDAGDEILLTDPVYPYYPGKARMLGADPRLVPVADDGDLDVAAMREAAGPNTAAILINSPNNPTGAVYDADTVAAMIDIAEANDALLLSDEVYDHYDFSGRFESALAVDSAHAVVTNSFSKSMAITGLRVGYAVFPPHLVEAARTRHMLVNVTGARPSQVAVLRALRETGAEYYEASRDLLRKRVDAFTDALDAAGAEYLHPDGAFYVFARFEGFPGTLENVERLVDEAGVACMPGDTFGTYDEWVRFALVTPRAEEAAERLADHDF
- a CDS encoding ArsA family ATPase translates to MSDIDVEPVDEVDDSDADADAGGAPVDHGRGPTDIDIEATTDLPEGVDAPEYVLYGGKGGVGKTTMAAATALSSAADGTATLVVSTDPAHSLSDTLDTDIPPRPTRIREDTPLWAAEIDPEAAMEEGMFGQGGIGVDDDGEASGTAPGDGAPLGGLGELGEMLGDDAVDPLMGGSMPGADEAAAMRQLLEYLDDPRFERVVIDTAPTGHTLRLLELPEMLDSMVGRLLSMREKFSGVMDGFKGMFGVGGEGQESPDLDELRDRIERLRAVLQDPSRTDFRVVMVPEEMSVVESERLVARLDEFSIPVGTVVVNRVMEDLADVADVDPAWVVSPNLGDCEFCQRRWDVQQRALRRASDLFRGHEVKRVPLLADEVRGERALRVVAACLA
- a CDS encoding SDR family oxidoreductase, which produces MQPKTVLITGCSSGIGRATAEAFLDEGWKVYATARNPADVETLGDRGCTIATLDVTEDDDVGRVVDRIVEEHGRIDCLVNNAGYAQFGPVEDVPVDAVHHQFDVNVYGPHRLTRAVLPHMRRRREGTIINVSSAAGRVSFPGGGAYCGSKFALEAMTDALRAEVDEYGIDAVLIEPGPVDTAFTDRAEDEIEGVERSGAYDSFYEVFEDTQAIGGGGPGAVAPERVAEEILNAASSTKPASRVPVGALARGTVLARFVPDRLRDRAFGLLDRLR
- a CDS encoding beta-CASP ribonuclease aCPSF1, whose product is MSSVDKQLEDLKAKIEDELPPGISVSDVKYEGPELVVYTRDPKEFASNGDLIRKLASKLRKRITVRPDPDVLMDVTAAREKIREVIPDDAGVTDLDFHVDTGEVVIEAEKPGMVIGRHGSTLREITKAIGWTPEVVRTPPIESATVSNVRNFLKQEREERRDILERVGRQIHREEMADEQWVRITTLGCCREVGRASFILSTAETRVLVDCGDKPGAEGEVPYLQVPEAAPLNSLDAVVLTHAHLDHSALIPLLFKYGYDGPIYCTEPTRDLMGLLTLDYLDVAAKEGRTPPYESEMVREAIKHTVPLEYGDVTDIAPDVKLTFHNAGHILGSAVSHFHIGDGLYNVAFSGDIHYEDTRLFNGAVNDFPRVETLVLESTYGGRNDYQTDQEDSERNLLDIISDTHEKGGKVVVPAFAVGRSQEIMLVLEEAMRSGKIPRMPVHLDGMIWEATAIHTTYPEYLRDDLRDRIFHEDENPFLAEEFNHIDAGEDERQEVTDGDPAIILSTSGMVTGGPIMSWLRHLGPDPDSTLVFVGYQAQGTLGRRIQNGWDEIPMNDRGNGRGGRGNTLSLKMDVETVDGFSGHADRQGLENFVKTMNPRPEKVLCVHGDERSVQDLSSALYHDYNMRTFAPKNLETFRFK
- a CDS encoding HalOD1 output domain-containing protein, with protein sequence MRESPSEKPVSVDYDAESEMHLARFDPDAIAPSMAIVEAMATILDTPPTELEPLVKRVDPMALDRLVSGVDDGNDRSLKFRYLDRRVTVRSRGVVEVAPPSDGD
- a CDS encoding endonuclease III domain-containing protein, with the translated sequence MVEEPTENIGNGGVDAAFATGTPDTRAEAVVDALGDSYWRTAYGGRDAFPCLVRTILSQNTSDTASQPAFDDLLDRYDGEGDLATTLAAADRGTLADTIASAGLYNQKSRVIVDAAEEVVADFGGADAFDDFVRECDPAAVRDRLLDIRGVGPKTADCVLLFAGGRGGVFPVDTHVHRIARRMGLAPPDADHEAVREALEAAVPAEKCGFGHTAMIQFGREYCTARKPACLDGPEACPLHDSCERVGVSPETGAVVDPSEREPVD
- a CDS encoding DUF371 domain-containing protein, with the protein product MREVIRARGHEHVAATHESTFEVTTDDWLTPAGDCIVGIEADRAPADFDDGFVAACRDPGATVTLTLETADARAEVRARGHPDLTFESDRSAVVRTSTYVDDRTVAVGADAAATDLHRDLVAALADGAALTLSLTVE
- a CDS encoding coiled-coil protein; amino-acid sequence: MVTTAEVLDEFDVSALEAENNVDLTDDQLENDSKGQLIKLAGQLRDRRNELNQMASERASKRDDLNAKTREKVDEAQEHREERDELNEQVQEHKESRNELNAKANELFDDVEEMKQDLELGDGKDLEELEEEIEQLEFRQQTEVLSAEDERELIEKIENKREEYQQRKEKLDDASELDELVEEAEEVRSEASQHHQKVTELADEAQEHHNRMIEAYREADEIRDKADEMHELFVEAQEAADRHHEDFVRVQKRLRELDKEEEQEQQDERQAEREAAKEEAEEIYQKFKEGETLDTEDLMKLQKTGLL